Proteins encoded together in one Mercenaria mercenaria strain notata unplaced genomic scaffold, MADL_Memer_1 contig_3098, whole genome shotgun sequence window:
- the LOC128552736 gene encoding uncharacterized protein LOC128552736: protein MSDNVGGRKMLDVGTRQKSSRKTTSSSSDASVPVYASSAEGSVRYKESKKSSIYKSSEEFFEYGCDPCSSAGEHIEAEGFCTDCGEYLCGTCFRSHSRGKATKHHKLLNKDNMPSENVQTCDPCKIAGEEIDAKGYCDDCEEYLCSNCFRSHSRSKATKQHNLMDKENMPKKYNSAIASSVAKIDIHKEDARCQMSKEEYIYVRDINVKVAADTNESDIVAITLVSDHELVLADYNNASLKLIDIDRNVIKGTLDLESKPFGLTTVSKDKVAVLLSNIYVIQIVTVSRTISVQRNIKLMGLCLDIKYLNGKLYASFSKPVRFLILQLSGAVYKTIKPDAEVLKHCTKPDNIAVSPNESVIYVSDWKTNKFICVDMDGNMISMYLHELAIPVDIVITPFGSVYLCSRNQDAIYKMNPDLSEATVILGHRDSLFGPLAMCFNNAKQQLYVSSASSKAEARNQIKVFKRQ, encoded by the coding sequence ATGTCGGACAATGTGGGCGGCAGAAAAATGTTAGACGTAGGAACCAGACAAAAATCATCACGTAAAACGACATCCAGCAGCTCTGACGCGTCTGTACCTGTATATGCCAGTTCTGCTGAAGGTTCTGTGAGATATAAAGAAAGTAAGAAATCGTCAATCTACAAGAGCTCTGAGGAATTTTTCGAGTACGGGTGTGACCCTTGCAGTTCAGCAGGTGAACATATAGAAGCTGAGGGATTTTGTACAGATTGTGGTGAATACCTCTGTGGTACGTGTTTTAGAAGCCATTCAAGAGGCAAAGCTACAAAACACCATAAACTGTTAAACAAAGATAATATGCCGAGTGAAAACGTTCAAACTTGCGATCCTTGTAAAATAGCCGGTGAAGAAATAGATGCCAAAGGTTATTGTGATGATTGTGAAGAATATCTGTGTAGTAACTGCTTCAGAAGTCATTCAAGAAGTAAGGCAACAAAACAACATAACTTGATGGATAAAGAAAATATGCCTAAAAAATACAATAGTGCAATTGCATCCTCAGTCGCCAAAATTGATATCCACAAAGAAGACGCGAGGTGTCAGATGtctaaagaagaatatatttacGTCCGAGACATTAATGTGAAGGTAGCAGCGGACACAAATGAGAGTGACATTGTAGCGATAACTCTAGTGTCGGACCATGAACTTGTTTTAGCGGATTATAATAACGCATCTTTGAAGCTTATTGATATTGACCGTAATGTAATAAAGGGGACACTGGACTTGGAGTCTAAACCATTTGGACTCACAACGGTTTCGAAGGACAAGGTAGCTGTATTATTGTCCAACATATATGTCATTCAAATTGTAACAGTTTCTAGGACTATATCCGtacaaagaaatatcaaattaatGGGTCTATGTTTAGACATTAAGTATCTAAATGGAAAACTATATGCTTCATTCTCTAAGCCTGTCAGATTCCTTATACTTCAGCTATCAGGTGCAGTGTATAAAACGATCAAGCCTGATGCTGAAGTACTTAAACACTGCACGAAGCCAGATAACATTGCAGTCAGTCCTAATGAGAGTGTGATCTACGTGTCTGACTGGAAAACCAACAAATTTATATGCGTAGATATGGATGGGAATATGATATCTATGTATCTACATGAGCTTGCTATTCCCGTGGATATCGTCATAACTCCATTCGGATCAGTCTATCTTTGCAGCAGAAATCAGGACGCCATTTACAAGATGAATCCAGATTTAAGTGAAGCTACTGTGATACTAGGACATAGAGACAGTTTGTTTGGTCCACTAGCAATGTGTTTTAACAATGCCAAACAACAACTCTACGTTAGCAGTGCAAGTAGTAAAGCCGAAGCACGAAATCAAATAAAAGTGTTCAAACGGCAGTAA